TTCCACATTTGCTTCATCACGTGCCAGCTCGCGATAAACTACTTTAATGGCTACCTTTTGCCCGGTTATGGCATTTTGCCCTGAGTACACCACACCCATCCCACCATCTGCTATCCTCGATTGCGGATCGCGGGGATCGAATGAATAGGAGCCGTTTATACCTGTTAGAAGAATTTCCATATTATTGTATTTTTACCACTATTGTACCTGCAATTTTATCGTGAAGTGCCTGATGTTTGGTATCACCTAACATTGTTAAAAAGCCAATCATTAGCAATGCTGATGACAAAAGGTATCCAAAAAGCCTTGCCCATACTTGTCCCTTTGAAGGATAGGTTCGGGTTTTTTCGTCGAGGTAGATAATTCCCATCGCTTTTCTTCCAATGGTGTAGCCTTTCTTTGAAATGGGGACTGCATAATACAGATGCGTGATGATTAAAAGCGCAACAATAAAAAGCAGTTGTCCAAAAATAATATAGCTATAATAGAGGTACGAACCCATTATAAATCTAAGCATTATCAGGATGGGAATAGAAATCAAACCCATTATTAAACCATCCAGTAAATACCCCACCAGCCTTTCCCCAAAGGAAGCATACTGTGTAGTATCAAGTTGTTTTTTTAATGGTACGCTATTGTTGGGGTTTTCTTCAAAAGGTGCGTGTTTTACGATTTCTTCTTTTTTAAAAGCTGTCAATACATTTTGAATACTTGGGTGCGTTAAGCGAAACTGCAGTCTTTTCCCAAGCATAATGCTGCTA
This window of the Bacteroidales bacterium genome carries:
- a CDS encoding RDD family protein; this encodes MKKFVFIVGRSPSCNTGETPIIINDSTNTVSSTHCRIIVENGLVYIEDLNSTNGTFINGNRINQAVKVDLSSSIMLGKRLQFRLTHPSIQNVLTAFKKEEIVKHAPFEENPNNSVPLKKQLDTTQYASFGERLVGYLLDGLIMGLISIPILIMLRFIMGSYLYYSYIIFGQLLFIVALLIITHLYYAVPISKKGYTIGRKAMGIIYLDEKTRTYPSKGQVWARLFGYLLSSALLMIGFLTMLGDTKHQALHDKIAGTIVVKIQ